The Magnetococcus marinus MC-1 genome contains the following window.
GCATCATCTCCTGCATCTGGTTTTTCTCGGCCCGGCCATAACCCACCACCGCTTTTTTGACCTGCATGGCGGTATACTCCGCAATGGGCAGACCCATCTGCGCACCGGCCACAATGGCGGCCCCCCGCGCATGGCCAAGCTTGAGCGCGCTCTGTACGTTTTGCGAAACGAACACCTCCTCCACCGCCATTTCATGGGGTTGCAGGCGCTGGATAAGGCTGACCAACTGGGCGTGGATTTGATGCAGGCGCATGGGTAAGGGCTCCTTGCCATCAAGGCGGATGGTGCCATACTCCACCACCTGCTGACGCTGGCCTAAGCCATCAATGACGCCCCATCCGGTGACATTACTGCCTGGGTCAATACCAATGACACGGATGGGGCTTGCGGAGCTCATGCGGAGAGTGTCTCCATAATCTCATCGGATATGTCAAAGTTGGCGTAGATGTTTTGCACATCTTCATTCTCTTCCAACTTTTCATAAAGTTTCAGCATGGTGCTGGCCTGTTGCTCATCTAATTGCTGGAGGTTTTGCGGGCGCATGACCACTTCGGCCTCGCTGGGGGTGGCAAAGCCAGCAGTCGCTAGGGCTTCCAACACATCCGAGAAATCGTTGGGGTCAGTGAGGACCTCAAAACTATCCCCTTCATGGACCACATCTTCAGCTCCAGCTTCTAACGCCGCTTCGATTATGGCATCTTCGTTGATACCCTCGGCATCAAACATAATTTGGCCTTTTTTATCAAACATAAAGGCCACACAGCCATGGGTGCCCATGTTGCCGCCATATTTATTGAAGATGTGGCGTACATCGGCAACCGTGCGGTTATTGTTATCGGTTAGACAATCCACAATAATGGCAACACCGCCTGGGCCGTACCCTTCAAAACGGACCTCTTCATAATTGACGCCCTCTAACTCACCTGTGCCCCGCTTGATGGCCTTGTCCATGGTATCTTTGGGTAGGTTTTGGGCCCGTGCCGCCGTGATGGCACTGCGCAGCCGGGGGTTGGTAGCGGCATCCCCGCCGCCCATGCGGGCTGAAACGGTAATCTCTTTGATCAAGCGGGTAAAAATTTTACCGCGCTTAGCGTCTTGGGCGCCTTTACGGTGTTTGATATTGGCCCATTTACTATGCCCTGCCATGGTCCTCTCCCTGCGTATGAAAAGCAAAACGCAGGGTGGTCGCCTGCGTGTCTGATATAGAGTTAATCACCCATAATAACCATTTAGCCCCCACGCGTAAAGCCCAAGCAAGTATAGAGGGCGCGCAGGGTAGCTAGGGCTAAGGGGCTGGTGATGGAGGTTTTAAGATAAGCATGGGTGAAAAGGGGTTTAGGCAAACCGGTGGGGATCACGCAGCCACACAATATGGTTAAGCACCAAGGAGGGGTTTGTCTGGGCAAGCCCGCAGCCAATGGCAGGCAGCTTGCGCGGATGGTCCGTGGTAAGCCTCTAGGCCACTTGCAATTGGGGCAGCCCATACCCATATAGTAGGGGGACGGATGGGAAAGGCTCTCTATATTCTGGAATCTTCGTGAACAAACCAAACTATGGTCCGCTTAAAAACGCCGAAAAATGTACCCATTGTGGCTATTGTCTTCCTGTTTGCCCCACCTATCGGGTGGAGCGGGATGAGATGCAATCGCCCCGTGGCCGGGTCTCCATTGTCTTGGCGCTGATGCGGGGAGCCATGCAACCCGCAGCGGCTGTGGATGCACTCTCCCACTGCATCGGCTGTCGGGCCTGTCATGGGGCCTGCCCAGTGGGGGTGCGTCCGGGTAAGCTTTCGCTGGCGGCGCGGGCGTTTCAGCCCATTCCCTCCACCCGTTTGGGGGGGTGGCTGCACCGTATTACCGATAGCCACCAAACAACCGCTGTGGCCTCGCGCATGTTGGACTTCTATGTGAGAAGTGGTCTGCAAAGGGTGGTGCGCCCTCTGTTAAAAGGGATTCCCCCCCTTGCTGATAAAGAGCGTTTAATCCCTAGCCACCGGCCTAAACCCCCGGTGTTTTTGCCCGAACCCCCGCCAGATGCTCCCACGGTGGCGCTATTGGGGGGCTGTATGGCCAGACTCTTCCTGCCCCACGTGGGCATGAGCGCACGGGCTTTGCTGCAAAGTATGGGCTTTCGGGTGATTACCCCCAAAGGATTTGGCTGTTGTGGTGCGCCCCACCGGGAACGGGGGGATAAAGAGGCGTTTGTGCGCCAAGCCAAAAAAACCTTGGATGCCTTTGGGGCGCTGGACCACATTGAAGCGGTTATCTGTGATAGCTCCGTCTGCACCATTACCGCCCGCAGTTATGACAAAGCGGTTAGTAAGCGCGATGGCGACTATGCCCCAATCGCCAAAGCCTTTTCCAGTAAGGTGATGGATCTGACCGAATTTTTAAGTCAGCACCAGCCGCGCTGGCAGCAGGCCGCCGTTGATCCCGGTATGGGTACGTTGGCCTATCAGGATCACTGCCAGATGCGCCATGGCTTGGGCACTTATGCCGAACCCCGTAATCTGTTGGATGCCCTGCCCGTGGCGGTGAC
Protein-coding sequences here:
- a CDS encoding (Fe-S)-binding protein; this encodes MNKPNYGPLKNAEKCTHCGYCLPVCPTYRVERDEMQSPRGRVSIVLALMRGAMQPAAAVDALSHCIGCRACHGACPVGVRPGKLSLAARAFQPIPSTRLGGWLHRITDSHQTTAVASRMLDFYVRSGLQRVVRPLLKGIPPLADKERLIPSHRPKPPVFLPEPPPDAPTVALLGGCMARLFLPHVGMSARALLQSMGFRVITPKGFGCCGAPHRERGDKEAFVRQAKKTLDAFGALDHIEAVICDSSVCTITARSYDKAVSKRDGDYAPIAKAFSSKVMDLTEFLSQHQPRWQQAAVDPGMGTLAYQDHCQMRHGLGTYAEPRNLLDALPVAVTEIAGDGACCGAGGEYMMRYPQRSRLIRQDKLEAIHASGAQTVVATNPGCMLNTQAGLEAEHSPVQVRHLAEVLWKSRENLLPRVKQS
- a CDS encoding YebC/PmpR family DNA-binding transcriptional regulator, whose protein sequence is MAGHSKWANIKHRKGAQDAKRGKIFTRLIKEITVSARMGGGDAATNPRLRSAITAARAQNLPKDTMDKAIKRGTGELEGVNYEEVRFEGYGPGGVAIIVDCLTDNNNRTVADVRHIFNKYGGNMGTHGCVAFMFDKKGQIMFDAEGINEDAIIEAALEAGAEDVVHEGDSFEVLTDPNDFSDVLEALATAGFATPSEAEVVMRPQNLQQLDEQQASTMLKLYEKLEENEDVQNIYANFDISDEIMETLSA
- the ruvC gene encoding crossover junction endodeoxyribonuclease RuvC, which gives rise to MRVIGIDPGSNVTGWGVIDGLGQRQQVVEYGTIRLDGKEPLPMRLHQIHAQLVSLIQRLQPHEMAVEEVFVSQNVQSALKLGHARGAAIVAGAQMGLPIAEYTAMQVKKAVVGYGRAEKNQMQEMMRMLLNLDKKPAQDAADGLAIAMCHLNQRQWHQQTLPAAILGLQRGGRA